The genomic DNA ACGGTGGCGCTCAAGGCGGCCCGCCAGAAGCTCGAAGGATGGAGCAACCGGGGTATCGCGCTGCGGGGCCAGGTCCTGCAAAGCGCGCGCGGCATCCTCACCGCGGACCAGCAGAAGCAGTTCGATGGCAATCGGACGCGCTTGCAGCACCGTGCGGCGGCTGCCCAGCGGTACCTGCGACAGCAACGGACTTGGTCGCGTCGCGGGGCGATGATGCGCGCCATGGGACCCAATCGCTGGCGGTTCGCGCCATGGGGCGGTCGTGCCGGCGGGCCTGCGTTCCAGCACGGCGGCCGGTTCGGTCCGGGGCGCGGCGGGTGGTTCGGCCGGGGGCAGGGCTTTGGTCCGCCCAATCGCGGCCGCGGCGGTCCGCCTCCGGGAGGGCAGCCCCCGGACTCGAGTCACACACCGCCACCGATCGCAGGCTGAGGTCTCACCGGTCCGGCAACGTGGGGGGACCCGGGGCCGGCGGGTGGGGATGGGGCGCGTAGGGCTCGCGGAAACGCGAGCCCTACGTGTCTTGTGCCTTCAGCCGTCAGTCGTTCCTGGCGCCGGCCTCTTGCCTACCACCCCGGTGCGAGTTGGACCCCCACCACCCAGTTCTTGCCAGGCCGCTCGAACGGGTGCGCCAGATAGGTCTCGAGCACGAAATAGCCCATCAGATTCACGCGTGCCGTGATACCAGTGCTGAACACCGGGATATGGTCCACGCAGTTCACGAACGCGCTCTGCGCCACGGCGGCCGCGCTGAAACAACTGGCCGGGATGCCGTTGGCCGAGCGGGCCAGCCGCCAATCCGGCGGCTGGCTGGACGAGTAGGCGATGCCGCCGTCGAAGAACGGTGCGATCTCGACCGGGAGCAGCGAGGTCGGGAACACCCCGAATTGAGGCGAGCCGAACAGCGGAATCCGGAATTCGAGATTGAACACGTCCACACGGCTGCCCAGCAGCCGGTCGAATACGGGGCAGGCATTCGATCCGCCGTTGGCCACGCATTCATTCGGGCTGAACGATCCCAACCCATAGCCGCGAATCAGCGTTTCCTCGCCAAGGTACAACGGGTAGATCTGCCCGTTGTTGTAGGCTTCGGCGTCGCGCCCGTAACGGCCGTAGTGCAGGCCGCGCACCGCCAACGTGAACGGCTGCATGAAGAAGTAGCGCCGGTAGTCGCCGAGCAGCCCCTGGAAGTTCAGCTGGCCAAACGTGGGGGTGTATTCCACGCGCCACCGCTCGCCGGACACGGGTCCGACGTACGCGAAGTTGGAATTGTCCGAGACGAACGCGATGTCGGCCTGCGTGTAGAATGTGGACGGCAAGCTGGGGACGTTGGAGAGCGCTTCATCCGCCACGGAGCCGCCTACCACGGTGATGCGATCGACCTGCTCGTCGTATCCCAGGCGCGTGCCCGACACTCCGAGTTCGAGGCGGCGCGTGGTCGAGAACGGGTACTGCGTATTCAGCGAGAGCTGGTCGATGTAGATGCGCTGCAGGATCTGATAGTAGTTGACCGCGGGCAGCCCCTGGAACGTCGTGTCGGCGA from Gemmatimonadaceae bacterium includes the following:
- a CDS encoding Spy/CpxP family protein refolding chaperone, whose amino-acid sequence is MKGKMTTLVALALAGSAAVAGAQRGGMGPMRGPVMGRGGAPGGMAAVIQRQLFRGITLTDTQKTQLRKLGDGGRTQMLALAKSAQADRQAMHTARENGDTVALKAARQKLEGWSNRGIALRGQVLQSARGILTADQQKQFDGNRTRLQHRAAAAQRYLRQQRTWSRRGAMMRAMGPNRWRFAPWGGRAGGPAFQHGGRFGPGRGGWFGRGQGFGPPNRGRGGPPPGGQPPDSSHTPPPIAG